A window of Cellulomonas wangleii genomic DNA:
GTCTGCGGCAGGGCTGCCAGGTGGGTGAGCTTGGCGCCGGTGAACAGGGACGCGGAGCCGTTGGGGCAGGCCGCGACGCACGCCCCGCACCCGATGCACGCGGCGAAGTCCAGTGCCATCTCCGCGGTCTGGTGGTCGATGGTGGTCGCGTCCGCGTCCGGTGCGGTACCCGCGTCCACCGCGACGTGGCCGCCCGCCTGGATCACCCGGTCCAGCGCCGACCGGTCGACCACGAGGTCCTTGACGACCGGGAACGCGGCCGAGCGCAACGGCTCGATCACGACGCGGTCGCCGTCCGCGAAGGACCGCACGTGCTGCTCGCAGGACGGCGTGTTGCCCTCCGGGCCGTGCGGCCGGCCGTCCACGTTCACGCCGCAGCACCCGCAGATGCCCTCGCGGCAGTCGGACTCGAACGCGACCGGCTCGCGGCCCTCGACCACGAGCTGGTCGTTCAGCCGGTCCAGCAGCTCGAGCAGGGTCATCTCGGGGGTCGCGTCGGTGACGACGTAGGTCTCGAACGCACCGGGCGATGCCGCGTCGGGCTGGCGCCAGACGTCCAGGGTGAGCTTCACGCGTAGTTCCTCGTCTGCAGCGGCACGGCCTGGAACGTCAGTGGTTCGTCGTGCCGCACGAACCGCTGGTCGGGGGCGTCGGTGGCCGGGGACTCCCACGCGGAGACCCGGCACCACGTGGTGTCGTCGCGCAGCGCCTCGCCGTCGGGCGTCTGGTGGTCGGCGCGGAAGTGGGCGCCGCAGCTCTCGTCACGGTCCAGCCCGTCGACGCACAGCAGCTCGGCCATCTCCAGGTAGTCCGCGACGCGCCCCGCGCGCTCGAGCTCCTGGTTGAGGGCCGACCCCTCGCCGAGCACGCGGACGTCGCGCCAGAACTCCTCGCGCAGCGCCCGGATCTCGGCGATGCCCTGGGCCAGACCCTCGGGGGTCCGGGTGACCCCGGCACAGCGGTAGAGGATCTCCCCCAGACGGCGGTGGAACCGGTCGGGACCCTGCGTGCCGTCGTTCTTCAGCAGCCGCTGCGTCCGGGCGCGCACCGCCTCGAGCGCGTTCACGACCGCCTCGTGGTCCGGCGCCAGCACGTCCGACCCCAGCAGGGGCGCCAGGTAGCCCGGCACCGCGTACGGCAGGGTGAACCAGCCGTCGACGCACGCCGAGAGCAGCGAGTTGGCGCCCAGCCGGTTGGCGCCGTGGTAGCCCCAGCCGACCTCACCCCCGACGAACAGCCCGGGGACCGACGTCATCAGGTCGTAGTCCGACCACAGCCCGCCCATCGCGAAGTGCGCACCCGGCGCGATCCGCATCGGTGTGCGCAGCGGGTCGTCGCCCGTGGCCTGCTCGTACATGTGGAAGAGGTTCGAGTACCGCGACACCACGGTGTCGCGCCCGAGCCGTGCCACGGCGTCCGCGAAGTCGAGGTACACCGCGTTCCTCAGCGGCCCCACGCCGTGGCCCGCGTCGATCCGCTCACGGGCTGCACGCGACGCGACGTCCCGGGGCGTGAGGTTCCCGTACGTGGGGTAGCGCCGCTCGAGGTAGTAGTCCCGCTCGTCCTCGGGGATGTCCGCCGGGGCGCGGTCGTCGCCCGCGCGTGCGGGCACCCAGATCCGCCCGTCGTTGCGCAGCGACTCCGACATCAGGATCGTCTTGGACTGCCACTCGCTCATCAGCGGCAGGGCGGTGGGGTGGAACTGGATGAAGGCGGGGTTCGCGAAGTGGGCGCCGCGTCGGTGGGCGCGCCAGGCGGCCGTGGCGTTCGAGTTCTTGGCGAGCGTCGACTTGCAGTAGATGTTGCCGTAGCCACCGGTCGCCAGGACGACCGCGTGCGCGGTCACGGCCCGCACCTCCCCCGTGACGAGGTCCCGGACGACGATGCCCTGGGCGCGCCCGTCGGCGACGATCAGGTCGAGCATCTCCTGGCGTGTGTGGAGGGTGACGGTCCCCCGGGCCACCTGACGCAGGAGCGCGTTGGCGCCGGCCACCTGCAGCTGCTGGCCGGTCTGGCCACGGGTGTAGTAGGTCCGGGAGACCTGCACGCCGCCGAACGACCGCGTCGCCAGCCGGCCGCCGTACTCGCGGGCGAACGGCGCACCGATCGCGTTCATGTGGTCGATGACGCGGACCGACTCCTGCGCGAGCCGGTACGCGTCCGCCTCGCGGCCGCGGAAGTCGCCGCCCTTGACGGTGTCCTTGACGAACCGGTGCACCGAGTCGTTGTCGACCTTGCGCGCGCGGGCGGCGTTGATGCCCCCCTGCGCGGCGACGGAGTGCGCACGCCGTGGTGCGTCGTGGATCGTGAAGCACTCCACCTGGTACCCGAGCTCGCCGAGCGCGGCCGCCGCGCCCGAGCCGGCGAGGCCCGTGCCGACGACGATCACCGTGAACTTGCGGCGGTTGGCGGGCGCGACGAGGTCGTAGCGCAGCCGGCGGTCGTCCCACGCCTGCTCGGCCGGCACCTCGGGCACGCGGCCGTCGAGCTGCCCACCGACCCGGCGCACGTCCTCGGGGGTGAGCGTCGGTGCCGCACCGTCCGTGGCCTGGCCGGTCATGTCGCTGCCGGTCATGTCGCTGCCGGTCATGTCGGTGCCCATCGCGTCGGTGCCGGGTGTGTCGGTGCGGGGTGTGTCGGTGCCGCTCATGCCACGAGCCCCGTCAGGACCGCGACCGGGATGATCAGGTTGCCCACGAGGATCAGCAGGCCCACGCCGCCGGCGAGCGCCGCGCCCGTGGCGCGCAGCCTGCGTCCCGTGGCCCCGAGGTCGTTCACCACGCTCCACAGCCCGTGCGCAAGGTGCAGCGTGAGGGTCCCGATCGCCAGGACGTAGAACGCGGCGACGGCCGGCCGCTGGAAGGACGCGACGATGTTCGCGTACGCCTGCCCGGCGACGAACTCGTCGGTCGCGGCGGGACGTGTGCCCGTCGTGATGTCGAGGACGTGGAACACGATGAAGAAGAGCAGGACCGCGCCCGTGACGAGCATGCTGCGCGCCTGGAACCCACGCAGTCCCCTCAGCCCCTGGCGGCGGTGCGGCCCACGGGCGGTGCGTGCCCGGCGCCGCAGCACCACGCCGGCCGCGACGTGCGCGAGGAGGCTCGTCACCATGACGGCGCGGAAGATCCAGATGAACCAGCCGTGCGGCACCAGCGGGGCCAGCAGGTCCTCGTGCAACCAGTGGGCGTAGCCGTCGAGCTGCTCGGGGCCGAGGAAGATCTTGAGGTTCCCCACGAGGTGCACGACGGCGAACACCACGAGCACGAGGCCGGTGACGGCCATCACCGCCTTGAGGACCCAGGTCGCCGGGCGCGCCGGCGGGTTCGGGGCGGGCCGGGCGACGGCGGGGACGCGGTCGGGCTCAGGACGCGTGCTGGTCGGTACTGCCACCGCTGACCTCCGTGTCACGGACGCGCCGCCGGTGCGGGCGTCCAGCGCCTCGAGGCTTCCATCCCGCGCGGGAGCCGAGGTGGGACTGGAGTCCCCCGCTGGACGGCTCCCCTCTCGGACTCCGGGCTGGTTTTGTCGTCTTCCTGTGCCTTCATGGGCGCCAGGTTCCGTTATCAGCCCTCTCGACCCACCCACCGGCCCGTCCCCGGGCCCGTCACGGCCCGGCCCGACGGGCGTCGACGCTGCCCGGGCGGGCGTCGCCCTGTCGTGCAATGCTCGACGACCACCGGAGCAGACCCGTCACCACCCACGGAGGTCCCCCGATGAGCGACACCGACGACCGGACGTCCCCCGCGCTGCGCGCCACCCGCGCCCTCGAGCGCTCGGACGCGTTCGACGCCGTCATCGAGCGCTGGCAGCCCCGCGTCGCGGCCGCGCTGGAGGGTCGACCCGGGCTCGCTGCACGGCTGCACGGTCGGGACCTCGGGCACGCGCTCCACCCGCTGATGACCGACCTGCCGCTGGGCCTGTGGATGTCCGCCACCACGCTGGACCTCGTGGGGGGCGACTCGGCCCGACCCCATGCCGAACGGCTGCTCGGGCTCGGCGTCCTGGCCGCACTGCCGACCTCCCTCACCGGGCTGGCCGACTGGGCCGTGTCCGGCCGCCGCACGCAGCGCGTCGGGGCCGCGCACGCCGCCCTCAACTCCGTGGCGCTCGGCCTGTACGCCGGGTCCTGGGTGCTGCGGCGCCGCGGGGCGCACTCGGCCGGTGTGGCGGCCTCGCTGCTCGCGACGGGTGTGGTCTCGGCCGGCGGGTACCTGGGTGGTCACATGTCGTTCCGCCTCGGCTCACCGCCGCGCCGGCACAGCGGGCCGGCGACCACCCGCACGGTGCCCGATGCGGACGAGGTGGACGTGGCGCCCGCCCCGGGACCGCCCAGCACGACCCCGGACGCCTGACCGCGCGCCCGCGAGCGCCCGTACCGGCGCCGGGCCGCCGGTTCCGTCAGCCGTCGTGCCGGGGGCGCGCCGGCCCGGCGCCGGCGAGCAGAGCACGCACCTGGTCGTCCGAGGGCGGCGCGAAGTCCACGTACTCCTGCCCCACCGCCCGGAAGCGCCGCGGCCGGCGCACGCAGACCACGTCGTCGGCCGTCTGGGCGACCGCTGCCACGGCCTCCGCGGGCCCCACGGGGACGGCGACCACGATGCGCTCTGGTTCGTGGCGGCGGACCGCGGCGACAGCGGCACGGACGGTCGCCCCCGTGGCGATGCCGTCGTCGACGAGGACGACCACCTGCCCGGTCACACCCGGTGGGCGACGAGTGCCGCGGTAGGCGATCTCCCGACGCCGCAGCTCGACGAGCTCGGCACGGTGCACGTGGCGGAACTCCTCGGCGGTGACGTTCCCGCGCACCTCGATCCGGTGCTCGTGGACGAGCTCGACGTCGTCACCGATCCCGGCGATCGCACCCATCGCCACCTCGGGGTGGCCGGGCAGGCCGAGCTTGCGGACGACGACGACGTCGAGCGGCGCACGGAGCGCCTGCGCGACGGGCGCGGCGACCGGGACCCCGCCGCGGGGCAGCGCGAGCACGACGACGCGCTCGCCCGCGAGGTGCGCCAGGTGCCCCGCGAGATCCTGCCCCGCCGCGGCCCGGTCCGCGTACGGTCTCGTGCTCGCGGCCATGCACCCACTCCCCCACGCCGCACCGGAGCACCGCGACGTCCGCGCACGTCACGTGCGCGCCCGCACGTGACGTGCCCGGCGGTCTCGGGCCCGTCGTCGGCACCCCCGGGTCCTCGGGACCCGACGATCCGGGGGTGCCGCGTGCCGGGTGCCCTAGGCGGGCAGCGGCCCGTAGATCGGCTGGACCTCGGCCATCTCGATGTCGGCCGTCGCCTGGATCAGCGCGAGGAGCTCGGGGTCCAGGCCGGGCGCGAACTCCTCGAAGCGCTCCTCGGCGATGGTCATCGGCACACCGGCCGGCGCCTGCTCGCTGGCGTCGAGCTGGGTGCCGTCGTTCGACGGCGACATGCCCTGGAAGATCCTGCCCGCCTCCGACGCCGCGGTGAGGTCGAAGGAGTACTGCTTGCTCTGGAGCCCGAGGTCCAGGAGCTTCTTGACCTCGGGGAACTTCTCCGCGCTCGTCTTGGGGATGGGCAGGAGCTTGCCCCAGTCGACGCCGAGGGTCTCCAACGCGCGGGCGTAGGCGTTCTCGTGCGCCTGGTCCCGGACGATGAGGTACGAGATCGTCGACCTGGCGGTCTTGTTGTCCGTCATCTCGTAGATCCGGCACTTCTGCAGACGGCCGGTCGACTCGAGCATGAGGTTGTAGAGCAGGTCGAGCACGAGGTTGCCCGAGTTGTAGACGTACGACCCGCTCCACGGGTTGCCGGCCGCGTCGACCGGGAGCGCACCCTGGGCCGCGACGAGGTAGTGGTGGATGTTGCTCTCGTCCAGCGCGATCCCCAGGGGCGTGGCCCCGTCGGCGCCGGGCTTGTCGAGCGGGTCGGTCTTCTTGCCCTGGTACCGGGGCGAACCGTCCAGGAGCCGGGCGATGGTCGTCCCGATCAGCTCGACGTGGCTGATCTCCTCCGTCCCGATGCCCTGCAGCAGGTCGCGGTAGGGCTTGCCGGAGGGGCCCCGGAAGTTGATGCTCTGGAACAGGTACTGCATCATCGTCCGCATCTCGCCGAACTGTCCGCCGAGCCCCTCCTGGAGCGCGTTGGCGGCGGCCGGGTCCGGCTCGTCGGGGACGATCTCGTTGATCAGGCGCTGGACGTGCAGGTACATGGCGAGCCTCTTCCTGTGGTCCGGTGGGCCTCCACCTTCTTCCCCTTTGTCGGGTTCGGCATCTTGGGCCGCCCCGCGTGCCGCCGTCGGACGTCAGTGGTGGTGGCCGTGCCGCCCGAGCGTGTCCACCGCGGTCGCGCCGGGACGGGTCCACTGCGGCACGGGCCGGGTCGTCGGCCCCCACCCCGCGTTGCCGTCGGCGTCGGCCCTCCAGTACCAGCAGGGACCGTTCCCCTCGGGCCAGCCGTCGGGGTTGTCCTGCCACGCCTCGCCACGGCCGTAGGGCGTCAGGTCGAGCAGCCCGAACGACGAGTCGGCGACCTCGGTGCCGCGGCCCGTCGTGTCGTACGTCAGGTAGACCCGGTCCCCGTCGCGCAGGAAGCACGTGAGGTGGCCCATCTCACCGCCGACGGGCTCGTCCAGTCCGCGCACGGAGTACCAGGGCTGGGTGTAGCCCATGAAGTCGACGTACGGGGCGACCTCGTCCCACGGGCCGGTGGTCAGGATCGCGAACGACACCCCGCGGGCGTTGAGGTAGACGGCGTCCTTCTGCTGCCACGCGGTGACCGTGCAGCCCTCGCACTGCCCCTGGTGCGGCGCGCCGTCGTGCCACATGTGCTTGTAGACGACGAGCTCGTCGCGCCCCTGGAAGAGATCGCGGAACGGCACCGGACCCCCGGGTCCGACGACCTGGACGTCGGGGGCGAGCTCGACCATCGGCAGCCGTCGACGGTCCGCCGCGAGCGCGTCGCCCGCGCGGGTGTGGGCCTTCTCGCGGACCAGGAGCTCGTCACGCGCGGCCTGCCACGTGGCCCGGTCGACCACAGGCGGCCGGCCCGGGCGTGAGGTGGTGGGTGCGTCGTTCAGCGTTGTCATGATGTCTCCGCGGGGCTGTCCGTGCCGGGCAGCGGGGCCCGGCGTCCGTCGACGGTCACCAGGTCTGACCGGCGGCACGTGGTGAACTCATCGCCTGACGACCTGGCCCACCTGCTCGACGTCACGCAGCGGCCGGGGCGACCTCAGGACCGCGCCGACGCCGCGGTCGCCGCTCCCCCGTCGGCGACCGGCACCGTCGGGAAGGCCGCGACGTCGACGGGCGGACCCGGCGCGTTCCGGGACCGGTTCGTGGTGGTAGGTCCCAGGTCATGACCGCCCGTACCACCACGGGCGTAACCTGAAGAAGGATGCGTTCTCGGCCACTCGAGCAGGAGGCGGTCATGGTGGCGGACGGACCGGTGGTCATCGCTCTCGACGGCGGGCCGCACAGCGCGCACACGCTGCGGTGGGGCCTGCAGGAGGCCGAGCGGCGCGGCGCGGACGTGCTGCTCGTCCACGCGTGGCAGGAGCCGTACGAGGTCTCGCCGCTGGGGTGGTACGCGCCCTTCATCCCTCTGGGGCTGGACCGCGACGCGCAGGCCTACCTCGATGCACAGCGGGAACGTGCGACCGCCGCGCACCCCGGGCTGCGGGTCGACACGCGCGCCGTCCAGGGGGCGGCCGTGCCGGCGATCCTCGCCGCCGCCGAGGGAGCCCAGCTGCTCGTGATCGGCGCGAGCGGCCGGGCCGACGGGTCGCGGCTGAGCAGCGTGGCGGGCCACGTGGCCGCGCACGCACCCGTCCCGGTCGCGGTGGTCCGCCAGGCCGCCGCGGACGGACCTGCCGGACCGGTGGTCGTCGGCGTGGACGGCTCCGCGACCTCGCTCGCCGCGGCACGGACCGCCGCACGTGCCGCGTCGTCCCGCGAGGTCCCGCTCGTCCTGGTGCACGCACGCCCGACCGTCGAGGACCCGTACGGCACCCATGACGCGCCCGTCCCGCTGCCCCCGGACGAGGCCGGCGCCGCGCACCACGCGGCGTCCCGGCTGGCGCAGGACCTCCGGGAGGAGCACCCCGGTCTGCAGGTCGACGTCGAGGTGGTCGAGGACAGCCCTGCGCACGCCCTCGCCGCCCGGTCGGTCGGCAGCGACCTGGTGGTCGTCGGGTGCCGAGGGCTGGGCGCGTTCCGCGGCATGCTCCTGGGCTCCGTGAGCCACGACGTGCTCCGCACGGCCGCGTCGAGCGTGCTGGTCGGCCGGGCGGAGGCCTGAGACCGTCGGCCCGGGTCAGCCGGACGGTCGCCCGAGGCGGCGTACCGCTGCAGGAACAGCGCCTCCGCCGTCGCGAGGTGCTGGATCTCGTCGGGGTCGACGCTCTCGTCGAGCACGTGGATCAGCGCGAGCGGCTCGTCCACGCCGAGGCGGCCCCCGTTCGTCGGGGCTTCCCTCTCAGCGGGTGCGGGGGCTGTCGCTCGCGGACCACCGGTGAGTCGAACGGCTCGCCCGACACGGGCACCCCCGCAGATCAGCGGCTGCCCCGGTCTCCCGGAACAGCCGCTGATCGCCGTTCTCCACGTCGGGCTGACAGGATTTGAACCTGCGACCCCTTGACCCCCAGTCAAGTGCGCTACCAAGCTGCGCCACAGCCCGATGGCTCCCGCAGAAGCCTCGAAAAGCCTACCGCACGTGACGCCCCTGTCCCGACCACCCGTCGCCTCCGGGTGCGGAGGCGTGCGGGCTCACGCCGTGGGGTCGCGCTCCTCGCGCCGCCGCCGCAGGACCTCGAGCTCGGCCGCGACCACGCCGAGCACCAGCAGGTCGACCAGCAGCCCCCACGACGCGTCCCACTGCGACAGCCGGAACAGGAAGAACTGCGTGACCAGCAGGCTCACGAGCACGGCGCGCCGGAACCACTGGTACCCGTCGACGGCGTCCCGCCCGACGCGGGCCAGACCCACCAGGCACAGCGCGACGCTCACGGCGCCGGCGACCAGCGCGCCGGCCACCACCCAGCCCGGGGAGTCATCCCCGCCCCACCACCGGGCCACGGCACCGGCCACGGTGACGCCGGAGGTGCCCACCAGCGCCAGCACCGCCAGCCACGGCACGAACCGGGCACGGACCAAGGTGTGCAGCACGCGCACGACGCCCGATGCGACCGCGTCGACCGGGTCGGGCAGCTCGGCGTGGTCCTCGTCGATGCTGCGCAGCAGCGCACGGGTCTCCCGCGCACCGGGCACGTCACCGGCGTCGGACAGACGAGCCTCGGCGCGGTGCCGCGCGGCCGGGGTGAAGCCCCCGACCACACCCGCGACCGCCTCGTCGACGGCGCCCGCCAGCGCCTCGCGCGGGTCGGGCGGCCGCCGGCCGTGCAGCGCCTCGGCCACGATCCCCAGGCCCACGACGGTGGCGTAGATGATCGCCGCGGTCGGCTCGTAGAAGTAGTCGTTGTCCGACGTGACGAACTTGCCGACCTCGTCGACGAACAGCCCGAACCCGATGCCGCCGACGAGGGCGCCGAGCGGGCGCAGCACCGGCCCCGCGAACGACAGCAGCATGAGGAACGCGACCGCCATCAGCAGACCGCCCCACAGGACGTGGGCGATGTGCAGGCCGTCGCCACCGAGCTGCGGGTACCCGGTGGCCGCCAGGAACGCGCGCGTGACCAGCACCGTCGCGGCCGTGGCCACGAGGAACGTGCCGAGGTGCCGGGTGGCGCGGGGGTCGCGCGGCAGGCCGAGCCGCAGCAGCACGTGCGTCGCCGTGCCGGTGCGGCGGTCGGCCTGCCGGTCGCTCACCGCAGCGTCACCGCTTGCGCTTCTCGCGCACGCGCACCGAGATCGAGATGGGCGTGCCCTCGAACCCGAACGTCTCGCGCAGGCGGCGCTCGATGAACCGGCGGTACGTCGGCTCGAGGAACCCGCTGGCGAAGATGACGAACCGCGGCGGGCGCGTCGAGGCCTGCGTGGCGAACAGGATGCGCGGCTGCTTGCCGCCGCGCAGCGGGTGCGGGTGCGCCGAGACCAGCTCGCCGAGGAACGCGTTGAGGCGCCCGGTCGAGATCCGCGTGTCCCACGACTCCAGCGACCGCTCCAGGGCCGGCACCAGGCGGTCGGTGTGCCAGCCGGTCTTGGCGGACACGTTGACGCGCGGCGCCCACTGCACCTGCACGAGCTGCTGCTCGATCTCGCGCTCCAGGTACGGGCGGCGGTCCTCGTCCATGAGGTCCCACTTGTTGTACGCGATGACGAGCGCCCGCCCGGCGTCGATGACCTGCTGGACGATGCGGATGTCCTGCTCGGTCATCGACTCCGACGCGTCGACGAGGACGACCGCGACCTCGGCCTTCTCGATCGCGGCCTGGGTGCGCAGCGAGGCGTAGAAGTCCGCGCCCGACGTCTGGTGCACGCGGCGGCGGATGCCGGCGGTGTCGACGAACACCCACGGCTTGCCACCCAGCGCGACGAGCTCGTCGACCGGGTCACGGGTGGTCCCGGCGGTCGGGTCGACCACGACACGCTCGGACCCGACCACCTTGTTGAGCAGCGAGGACTTGCCGACGTTGGGCCGTCCGACCAGCGCGACGCGCCGCGGTCCGTCCGGCAGCGGCACGGCGTGCGCGGAGACCGTGGGCAGCGCCTTCATGGCCGCGTCCAGCAGGTCGCCGGTGCCGCGGCCGTGCAGCGCGGAGATCGGGTGGGGCTGCCCGAGGCCGAGCGACCACAGCGTGGCGGCGTCCGCCTCGACGGCCGGACCGTCGACCTTGTTCGCCACCAGCACGACCGGCTTGCCGGAGCGTCGCAGCAGGCGCACGACCTGCTCGTCGGTGTCCGTGGAGCCCACCGTCGCGTCGACGACGAACAGCACGGCGTCGGCGAGGTCGACGGCGACCTCGGCCTGCTGCGCCACCCGCTTGTCCATCCCCGCGACGTCGACCTCCCAGCCGCCGGTGTCCACGAGCGTGAACCGGCGACCGGACCACTCCGCCGGGTAGCTCACGCGGTCACGCGTCACACCGGGGTTGTCCTCGACGACGGCCTCGCGGCGCCCGAGGATCCGGTTGACGAGGGTCGACTTGCCGACGTTCGGGCGCCCGACGACGGCCAGCACCGGCAGCGTCGTCTCGATCTCGAGGGCGTCACCCTCGAGTCCCTCGCCCTCCAGGAGGGCCAGGTCCTCGTCGGCCAGGTCGTACTCGGCGAGGCCGGCACGCAGCGCACGTTCGCGGGCCACCTCGTCGTCGCCGTCGGCCGCGGCGTCGTCGGTCGGCGGCGCGGTGGGCTCGAGGAGGTCGCCGCGGTCGTCGTCCGGGGTGCGCGTCGTCGTGGGGTCGGGCTGGTCCATGCGTCCATTGTCCCCTGCCGCGGCGACTCGTCCGGCCATGTCACGTCGCGACGTGCACCACGGCGCGCCCCCGCCGTGTCAGGCCGTCGAGCGTGGGTCGTCCGCCGGCAGCTCGACCCCGGTCCGGGCCTGCGCGGTCACGAGCAGCTCGCTCAGCGCGCTGCGCAGCGACGCCGCGGCGTGGTCGATGGCCTCCCTGCGTGACAGCCCGTCTGCGCCGACGTCGATCGGGTCGCCGAACTCCACGACGAGGTCGCGGCGCAGCTCCGGCAGCCCGTGCGCGGACTCCCCCGTGCTCCGGGTACCCAGGATCGCGACGGGCACCACGGGCGCGCCGCCGTTGACCGCCAGCCACGCGGCCCCCGCAC
This region includes:
- a CDS encoding succinate dehydrogenase/fumarate reductase iron-sulfur subunit, which translates into the protein MKLTLDVWRQPDAASPGAFETYVVTDATPEMTLLELLDRLNDQLVVEGREPVAFESDCREGICGCCGVNVDGRPHGPEGNTPSCEQHVRSFADGDRVVIEPLRSAAFPVVKDLVVDRSALDRVIQAGGHVAVDAGTAPDADATTIDHQTAEMALDFAACIGCGACVAACPNGSASLFTGAKLTHLAALPQTRAERGRRAVAMVDQMEHDFGPCSTYGECALVCPAGIPLSAIAAVGKERMRAFLRGRAT
- a CDS encoding fumarate reductase/succinate dehydrogenase flavoprotein subunit, with the protein product MTGQATDGAAPTLTPEDVRRVGGQLDGRVPEVPAEQAWDDRRLRYDLVAPANRRKFTVIVVGTGLAGSGAAAALGELGYQVECFTIHDAPRRAHSVAAQGGINAARARKVDNDSVHRFVKDTVKGGDFRGREADAYRLAQESVRVIDHMNAIGAPFAREYGGRLATRSFGGVQVSRTYYTRGQTGQQLQVAGANALLRQVARGTVTLHTRQEMLDLIVADGRAQGIVVRDLVTGEVRAVTAHAVVLATGGYGNIYCKSTLAKNSNATAAWRAHRRGAHFANPAFIQFHPTALPLMSEWQSKTILMSESLRNDGRIWVPARAGDDRAPADIPEDERDYYLERRYPTYGNLTPRDVASRAARERIDAGHGVGPLRNAVYLDFADAVARLGRDTVVSRYSNLFHMYEQATGDDPLRTPMRIAPGAHFAMGGLWSDYDLMTSVPGLFVGGEVGWGYHGANRLGANSLLSACVDGWFTLPYAVPGYLAPLLGSDVLAPDHEAVVNALEAVRARTQRLLKNDGTQGPDRFHRRLGEILYRCAGVTRTPEGLAQGIAEIRALREEFWRDVRVLGEGSALNQELERAGRVADYLEMAELLCVDGLDRDESCGAHFRADHQTPDGEALRDDTTWCRVSAWESPATDAPDQRFVRHDEPLTFQAVPLQTRNYA
- a CDS encoding succinate dehydrogenase cytochrome b subunit, coding for MAVPTSTRPEPDRVPAVARPAPNPPARPATWVLKAVMAVTGLVLVVFAVVHLVGNLKIFLGPEQLDGYAHWLHEDLLAPLVPHGWFIWIFRAVMVTSLLAHVAAGVVLRRRARTARGPHRRQGLRGLRGFQARSMLVTGAVLLFFIVFHVLDITTGTRPAATDEFVAGQAYANIVASFQRPAVAAFYVLAIGTLTLHLAHGLWSVVNDLGATGRRLRATGAALAGGVGLLILVGNLIIPVAVLTGLVA
- a CDS encoding DUF2231 domain-containing protein: MSDTDDRTSPALRATRALERSDAFDAVIERWQPRVAAALEGRPGLAARLHGRDLGHALHPLMTDLPLGLWMSATTLDLVGGDSARPHAERLLGLGVLAALPTSLTGLADWAVSGRRTQRVGAAHAALNSVALGLYAGSWVLRRRGAHSAGVAASLLATGVVSAGGYLGGHMSFRLGSPPRRHSGPATTRTVPDADEVDVAPAPGPPSTTPDA
- a CDS encoding phosphoribosyltransferase, with protein sequence MAASTRPYADRAAAGQDLAGHLAHLAGERVVVLALPRGGVPVAAPVAQALRAPLDVVVVRKLGLPGHPEVAMGAIAGIGDDVELVHEHRIEVRGNVTAEEFRHVHRAELVELRRREIAYRGTRRPPGVTGQVVVLVDDGIATGATVRAAVAAVRRHEPERIVVAVPVGPAEAVAAVAQTADDVVCVRRPRRFRAVGQEYVDFAPPSDDQVRALLAGAGPARPRHDG
- a CDS encoding manganese catalase family protein; translation: MYLHVQRLINEIVPDEPDPAAANALQEGLGGQFGEMRTMMQYLFQSINFRGPSGKPYRDLLQGIGTEEISHVELIGTTIARLLDGSPRYQGKKTDPLDKPGADGATPLGIALDESNIHHYLVAAQGALPVDAAGNPWSGSYVYNSGNLVLDLLYNLMLESTGRLQKCRIYEMTDNKTARSTISYLIVRDQAHENAYARALETLGVDWGKLLPIPKTSAEKFPEVKKLLDLGLQSKQYSFDLTAASEAGRIFQGMSPSNDGTQLDASEQAPAGVPMTIAEERFEEFAPGLDPELLALIQATADIEMAEVQPIYGPLPA
- a CDS encoding DUF899 family protein yields the protein MTTLNDAPTTSRPGRPPVVDRATWQAARDELLVREKAHTRAGDALAADRRRLPMVELAPDVQVVGPGGPVPFRDLFQGRDELVVYKHMWHDGAPHQGQCEGCTVTAWQQKDAVYLNARGVSFAILTTGPWDEVAPYVDFMGYTQPWYSVRGLDEPVGGEMGHLTCFLRDGDRVYLTYDTTGRGTEVADSSFGLLDLTPYGRGEAWQDNPDGWPEGNGPCWYWRADADGNAGWGPTTRPVPQWTRPGATAVDTLGRHGHHH
- a CDS encoding universal stress protein, producing the protein MRSRPLEQEAVMVADGPVVIALDGGPHSAHTLRWGLQEAERRGADVLLVHAWQEPYEVSPLGWYAPFIPLGLDRDAQAYLDAQRERATAAHPGLRVDTRAVQGAAVPAILAAAEGAQLLVIGASGRADGSRLSSVAGHVAAHAPVPVAVVRQAAADGPAGPVVVGVDGSATSLAAARTAARAASSREVPLVLVHARPTVEDPYGTHDAPVPLPPDEAGAAHHAASRLAQDLREEHPGLQVDVEVVEDSPAHALAARSVGSDLVVVGCRGLGAFRGMLLGSVSHDVLRTAASSVLVGRAEA
- the der gene encoding ribosome biogenesis GTPase Der, whose amino-acid sequence is MDQPDPTTTRTPDDDRGDLLEPTAPPTDDAAADGDDEVARERALRAGLAEYDLADEDLALLEGEGLEGDALEIETTLPVLAVVGRPNVGKSTLVNRILGRREAVVEDNPGVTRDRVSYPAEWSGRRFTLVDTGGWEVDVAGMDKRVAQQAEVAVDLADAVLFVVDATVGSTDTDEQVVRLLRRSGKPVVLVANKVDGPAVEADAATLWSLGLGQPHPISALHGRGTGDLLDAAMKALPTVSAHAVPLPDGPRRVALVGRPNVGKSSLLNKVVGSERVVVDPTAGTTRDPVDELVALGGKPWVFVDTAGIRRRVHQTSGADFYASLRTQAAIEKAEVAVVLVDASESMTEQDIRIVQQVIDAGRALVIAYNKWDLMDEDRRPYLEREIEQQLVQVQWAPRVNVSAKTGWHTDRLVPALERSLESWDTRISTGRLNAFLGELVSAHPHPLRGGKQPRILFATQASTRPPRFVIFASGFLEPTYRRFIERRLRETFGFEGTPISISVRVREKRKR